One Methylocapsa sp. D3K7 DNA window includes the following coding sequences:
- a CDS encoding superoxide dismutase, with the protein MPFSLPELPYPYEALQPYLSKETLEFHHDKHHAAYVTTANNLLKDSGLEGKSLEDVVKESYGKNVPLFNNAAQHYNHSEYWKSIKPGGASKVPGELEKALIESFGSIEKVKQDLVQAGTTQFGSGWAWLVVKDGKIAVAKTGNAENPLISGGVPILTVDVWEHTYYIDYRNRRPDYLKAFVDNLVNWEYVAERYAAALS; encoded by the coding sequence ATGCCGTTCAGCTTGCCCGAACTTCCCTATCCCTACGAGGCACTCCAGCCTTATCTTTCCAAGGAGACGCTCGAGTTTCATCACGATAAGCATCATGCGGCCTATGTGACAACCGCCAATAATCTTCTGAAGGACAGCGGTCTCGAAGGCAAGTCCTTGGAAGATGTTGTCAAGGAGAGTTACGGCAAAAACGTTCCCTTGTTCAATAATGCAGCGCAGCATTATAATCACTCGGAATATTGGAAATCAATCAAGCCAGGTGGCGCCAGCAAAGTTCCAGGTGAGCTTGAAAAGGCGCTCATTGAATCATTCGGTTCGATCGAAAAGGTCAAACAGGACTTGGTGCAGGCGGGCACCACTCAGTTCGGGTCCGGCTGGGCTTGGCTCGTGGTCAAGGATGGCAAGATCGCCGTCGCCAAGACCGGGAACGCCGAAAATCCACTGATCTCGGGAGGTGTCCCGATTCTCACAGTCGATGTCTGGGAACATACATATTACATTGACTATCGCAATCGCCGGCCTGATTACCTCAAAGCGTTCGTCGACAATCTGGTAAATTGGGAATATGTCGCGGAGCGTTATGCCGCAGCGCTCTCTTAG
- a CDS encoding S9 family peptidase gives MSKLHWPMSQEKAPFPVEKRPSATNLHGVTLRDDYGWLKAANWQDVLRDPAALSGDIRAVLEAENGYARAILAPAAKLRAEIFKEMRGRIKEDDSEVPRQDGPWLYYSRHNIGGQYPVFCRVAGTGGAPEILLDGDALGEGKSFFDIGAAIHSPDHCKLAWSADETGSELYTIKIRDLGAAQAEDCAEIIHDTDGSLVWMADSAGFYYIRTDENHRPAEIFRHRLGSDPSSDVRVFEEHDPGLFIHLRRSQSGRFAIISVEDHDSSEIHLIDLTEANATSNLVEPRAPGLHYDVEHHGDRLFIRTNAGDAEDFKIMSVPLATPGKALWRDEVPHRRGRMVIKIAVYPGYLVRIERDSGLPRIVIRYLASGEEHSIFFPEEAYSLGLDDRLEYETDTLRFDYSSMTTPWETYDYHLATRERVLRKRQIIPSGHDPSRYVTRRLFATAPDGEQIPISLLYRAGLRLDQSAPLLLYGYGAYGSHVPASFSGARLSLVDRGFVYAIAHVRGGTDKGWHWYTDGKLMKKQNTFTDFISAARHLIDTGYSRAGRIVAQGGSAGGMLMGAAVNLAPELFAGIIADVPFVDVLNTMLDANLPLTPPEWLEWGNPGTDPAVFEAMRAYSPYDNVGAKPYPAILALGGLTDPRVTYWEPLKWVTKLRALTTGNSPILLMTNMGAGHGGAPGRLDHLEELALQYAFAVSCVEGQPAAP, from the coding sequence ATGAGCAAGCTTCATTGGCCGATGTCTCAGGAAAAGGCGCCGTTTCCGGTTGAAAAGCGTCCTTCGGCCACAAATCTTCACGGAGTCACGCTCCGCGACGACTATGGATGGCTCAAGGCTGCCAACTGGCAGGACGTTTTGCGCGATCCCGCCGCGCTCTCCGGCGATATCCGTGCCGTGCTCGAGGCGGAAAACGGCTATGCCCGAGCGATCCTGGCGCCGGCCGCCAAATTGCGGGCGGAGATTTTCAAGGAGATGCGCGGGCGGATCAAGGAGGACGATTCCGAAGTTCCCCGGCAAGATGGGCCGTGGCTCTACTATAGCCGTCACAATATAGGGGGGCAGTATCCGGTCTTTTGCCGGGTCGCGGGCACCGGGGGGGCGCCTGAAATTCTCCTTGATGGCGACGCACTTGGCGAGGGCAAGAGCTTTTTCGACATCGGGGCTGCCATCCATTCGCCGGATCATTGCAAGCTCGCATGGAGCGCCGACGAGACGGGCTCGGAGCTGTATACGATCAAAATACGCGACCTTGGTGCCGCACAAGCGGAGGACTGTGCGGAAATCATCCACGATACGGATGGCAGTCTTGTATGGATGGCGGATTCTGCCGGCTTTTACTATATCCGCACCGACGAAAATCACCGGCCGGCCGAGATATTCCGGCACAGACTCGGCAGCGATCCCTCGAGCGATGTCCGCGTCTTCGAGGAACACGACCCAGGGTTGTTCATTCATCTCCGGCGCAGCCAATCGGGTCGCTTCGCGATTATCAGCGTCGAAGATCACGATTCATCCGAGATTCATCTGATTGATCTGACGGAGGCAAACGCAACATCAAACCTTGTCGAACCGCGCGCGCCGGGTCTCCATTATGATGTCGAACATCATGGCGACCGGCTGTTCATCCGCACCAATGCTGGGGATGCCGAAGACTTCAAAATTATGAGCGTGCCGCTGGCGACGCCCGGCAAAGCCCTCTGGCGCGATGAAGTTCCACACCGGCGGGGCCGGATGGTGATCAAGATCGCGGTCTATCCTGGCTACCTTGTGCGTATCGAGCGCGACTCAGGGCTTCCCCGCATCGTGATCCGGTATCTCGCAAGCGGCGAAGAGCATTCGATCTTTTTCCCGGAAGAGGCGTATTCGCTCGGCCTCGACGATCGGCTTGAATATGAAACCGATACGCTGAGGTTTGATTACTCATCGATGACCACGCCGTGGGAAACCTATGATTATCATCTTGCCACCCGCGAACGGGTTCTCCGCAAGCGCCAGATCATTCCCTCGGGGCACGATCCGTCCCGCTATGTGACGCGCCGTCTTTTCGCCACCGCTCCCGATGGCGAACAAATCCCCATCTCGCTCCTCTACCGCGCCGGACTGCGATTGGATCAATCCGCGCCTCTGTTGCTTTATGGCTATGGCGCTTACGGCTCGCATGTGCCGGCATCCTTTTCGGGGGCCCGTCTCAGTCTCGTCGATCGCGGCTTTGTTTATGCGATCGCGCATGTTCGCGGCGGCACCGACAAGGGCTGGCATTGGTATACCGATGGAAAACTGATGAAAAAGCAAAATACCTTTACCGATTTCATCAGCGCCGCGAGACATCTCATTGACACTGGCTATTCGCGGGCGGGGCGGATCGTGGCGCAGGGCGGCAGCGCGGGGGGGATGCTCATGGGCGCCGCCGTCAATCTTGCTCCCGAACTTTTCGCTGGAATCATCGCGGATGTGCCCTTCGTCGATGTCTTGAACACCATGCTTGATGCGAACCTGCCCCTGACGCCGCCGGAATGGCTGGAATGGGGCAATCCGGGCACCGACCCGGCGGTTTTCGAGGCGATGCGCGCCTACTCGCCCTACGACAATGTCGGAGCCAAGCCTTACCCGGCGATTCTGGCGCTCGGCGGCCTCACCGATCCGCGTGTGACCTATTGGGAGCCGCTGAAATGGGTGACAAAACTTCGCGCCTTGACGACGGGGAACAGTCCGATCCTGCTCATGACCAACATGGGCGCGGGACATGGCGGGGCGCCGGGACGGCTCGATCATTTGGAGGAATTGGCGTTGCAATACGCCTTCGCCGTCAGCTGCGTCGAGGGCCAGCCGGCGGCTCCCTAG